The Daphnia pulex isolate KAP4 chromosome 7, ASM2113471v1 genome includes the window CTCAACAACTATCATTGAAATTATTCAGGTGGTGACCAGGGTTTGCTCAACTCTTACTTTGCAGACTGGGCCACTAAAGATATTAGTCGACGATTGCCTTTCATTTACAACATGACTGCTTCAGGCTCCTATTCTTATCGGCCAGCATACAAACAGTAAGTTAAATTGCTGTAGTAAAACATGTTCAGCGTTCAGTGAGTAGCATTTTATTTCGTATCAATTTTAGGTTTGGAAAGAACGTTCGAATTGTTCATTTCATAGGTTCACCGAAACCATGGCAGGCATCTGAGGCCTCTGCTTTCCAGAGGCCAGTTCCCGGAGATCACATCGGACTCTGGTGGAGCATTTTCGTCAGCCATGTCCTGCCTTGCTTATCCTCTGAAATGGTAAGTTGTTCTTTTGCCTTTTAGCTTACCTGTCTTAACGCATTTCTCTAGTTCTtgcgttttttcttattttaaaactgAATATTCGTAAAAAATTGACGATATGCCAAACGAACTCTTTAAAATAGTTCCCCATTCAACGCCCTCATTACCAATTGAATGAGCAGCCTGACGTTTCTCTATCAGCCCCCATTAAAGAGagaaatcattcaactcatATTGACAGTGAAAGTTTGACCCTTGCTAACGTTGCCCCTATCGGGCAACTTTCGGACGCCGCGGAAGTCAAGGAAGCTGCGGTTGAGGCTGCAATGCTGAATCGACCGTCCCATTTGACAGAGTTTTCCCATGTGCCAATTTCAAACCATGATTTACTCCCCCCGATTCTTCCAAATCCTAATAATACCGTAATATTGCCATCATCTTTTATCGAACCCAACTCTTTCGCTTCAGGCCAAACAGACAGTGCTGAATCCGAACATGTAAGTCGACCAAAATTGGTTTTGTTTGGAATACTGCCATGGTTTCACGTCGGTTCGTATTTCACGTACACAAGAGTAGGGGTACAATAGTTCTCGTCGGTAGTTCCTGAAGCTGGAAATTATTAGTCACATCACGGTCACCTTCACAGTCTTTCACTAACAACTTGCAAACTAACACTAGACACAgtctttatttccttcttctttcttctttttcttacaagTTAAGCTTGCCCACAATAGTGCCGGCGGAGGATAGTGTAAGTATCCATTCTGGCCATTAATGATTCacttcttttctcatttttgtttttaaaaaacattcctTTATTAATTGTGTATCAACGTTTTGTAGACTGGAGTTGCAGCCCAATTCTCGCAGCTTGTTGTCAAAGACGAGAGGCAGCAGGTTGTTAGCAAGGAAGAACAACATCATAGTCAACCGCAAGGCAGCCCTCAACACGTAGCGGTTGCCACAGGAGGGGAAGCTGCGGCGGCTGCCGTTTCGTCTGCTCCGAGTTCCCGGGAGGCCTGGGAACAAGGATGTGTCGACTACACTGGAAGAGACTCGTTTGATAAAATTATGGAGAAAATCGCAAAGACACTCGAAAGCCAACAGAAACCTTAAATCGAGTCATACgaattgcaaaagaaaaataaaatctacatTTCGTACGAATGCCGGAGAAGCCATACTTGCCGCCGCCAATACTTTTATTGCTTTTACTAACTTGTCCTGTGGCTGTTTCTCTCGAATCGAATCTTTTCGTGTGTTGGAGCTTAAGTAGAGTCAACCGAGGAATATTTTCTTGTACTTCTTCTGGGTCGTGAATTTttctgttggtttttctttaatgttaTACATGGATACATCTTTccaaaaatatgaatatcAAATGTTAACAAGTTCAAATATGTAAAATCTAAAATGAGgatctaataataatg containing:
- the LOC124198527 gene encoding glycogenin-1-like isoform X1; amino-acid sequence: MAAEAWVTLATNDSYAVGALVLAHSLKSANTTRPLVVMITDQVSTAMRDRLGAVSCLVQEVNVMDSHDSAHLALLARPELGITFTKLHCWALTAFSKCVFLDADTLVIQNCDELFEREEFSAAADAGWPDCFNSGVFVFRPSLETYSKLLSFAVSEGSFDGGDQGLLNSYFADWATKDISRRLPFIYNMTASGSYSYRPAYKQFGKNVRIVHFIGSPKPWQASEASAFQRPVPGDHIGLWWSIFVSHVLPCLSSEMFPIQRPHYQLNEQPDVSLSAPIKERNHSTHIDSESLTLANVAPIGQLSDAAEVKEAAVEAAMLNRPSHLTEFSHVPISNHDLLPPILPNPNNTVILPSSFIEPNSFASGQTDSAESEHLSLPTIVPAEDSTGVAAQFSQLVVKDERQQVVSKEEQHHSQPQGSPQHVAVATGGEAAAAAVSSAPSSREAWEQGCVDYTGRDSFDKIMEKIAKTLESQQKP
- the LOC124198527 gene encoding glycogenin-1-like isoform X3, whose amino-acid sequence is MAAEAWVTLATNDSYAVGALVLAHSLKSANTTRPLVVMITDQVSTAMRDRLGAVSCLVQEVNVMDSHDSAHLALLARPELGITFTKLHCWALTAFSKCVFLDADTLVIQNCDELFEREEFSAAADAGWPDCFNSGVFVFRPSLETYSKLLSFAVSEGSFDGGDQGLLNSYFADWATKDISRRLPFIYNMTASGSYSYRPAYKQFGKNVRIVHFIGSPKPWQASEASAFQRPVPGDHIGLWWSIFVSHVLPCLSSEMLSLPTIVPAEDSTGVAAQFSQLVVKDERQQVVSKEEQHHSQPQGSPQHVAVATGGEAAAAAVSSAPSSREAWEQGCVDYTGRDSFDKIMEKIAKTLESQQKP
- the LOC124198527 gene encoding glycogenin-1-like isoform X4; the protein is MAAEAWVTLATNDSYAVGALVLAHSLKSANTTRPLVVMITDQVSTAMRDRLGAVSCLVQEVNVMDSHDSAHLALLARPELGITFTKLHCWALTAFSKCVFLDADTLVIQNCDELFEREEFSAAADAGWPDCFNSGVFVFRPSLETYSKLLSFAVSEGSFDGGDQGLLNSYFADWATKDISRRLPFIYNMTASGSYSYRPAYKQFGKNVRIVHFIGSPKPWQASEASAFQRPVPGDHIGLWWSIFVSHVLPCLSSEMTGVAAQFSQLVVKDERQQVVSKEEQHHSQPQGSPQHVAVATGGEAAAAAVSSAPSSREAWEQGCVDYTGRDSFDKIMEKIAKTLESQQKP
- the LOC124198527 gene encoding glycogenin-1-like isoform X2 translates to MAAEAWVTLATNDSYAVGALVLAHSLKSANTTRPLVVMITDQVSTAMRDRLGAVSCLVQEVNVMDSHDSAHLALLARPELGITFTKLHCWALTAFSKCVFLDADTLVIQNCDELFEREEFSAAADAGWPDCFNSGVFVFRPSLETYSKLLSFAVSEGSFDGGDQGLLNSYFADWATKDISRRLPFIYNMTASGSYSYRPAYKQFGKNVRIVHFIGSPKPWQASEASAFQRPVPGDHIGLWWSIFVSHVLPCLSSEMFPIQRPHYQLNEQPDVSLSAPIKERNHSTHIDSESLTLANVAPIGQLSDAAEVKEAAVEAAMLNRPSHLTEFSHVPISNHDLLPPILPNPNNTVILPSSFIEPNSFASGQTDSAESEHTGVAAQFSQLVVKDERQQVVSKEEQHHSQPQGSPQHVAVATGGEAAAAAVSSAPSSREAWEQGCVDYTGRDSFDKIMEKIAKTLESQQKP